From a single Caldalkalibacillus salinus genomic region:
- a CDS encoding rod shape-determining protein, whose translation MFSGFTRDMGIDLGTANTLVYVKGKGVIVREPSVVAINNDTGAIEAVGNAAKNMLGRTPGSIVASRPMKDGVIADFDTTATMMKYFMTQAQKRRTLFSKKPNVVVCVPNGITEVEKRAVKEATKLAGAKEVETIEEPLAAAIGADLPVWEPTGSMVVDIGGGTTEVAIISLGGIVSSQSIRVAGDEMDDAIMQYVRKKYSLTIGERTSELLKMEIGSAGEVDESLDMEIRGRDLVSGLPKTIAITAKEIASALSDTVDSIIEAVRVTLEKAPPELAADVMDRGIVLTGGGALLHNLDHVILRETGIPVIVATDPLDCVAIGTGRFLEYKFNPKSKK comes from the coding sequence ATGTTTAGTGGCTTTACGAGAGATATGGGGATTGATTTAGGTACGGCAAATACGTTGGTTTATGTCAAAGGAAAAGGTGTCATCGTACGCGAACCGTCCGTTGTCGCTATTAATAACGATACCGGGGCTATTGAAGCGGTCGGTAACGCAGCTAAAAACATGCTTGGGCGGACCCCAGGGAGCATCGTGGCTAGTCGACCCATGAAAGATGGGGTTATCGCTGATTTCGATACAACAGCAACAATGATGAAATATTTTATGACCCAAGCCCAGAAAAGACGGACCCTTTTTTCCAAAAAGCCAAACGTCGTCGTGTGTGTCCCTAATGGTATAACAGAAGTTGAAAAAAGAGCAGTAAAAGAAGCGACGAAGCTAGCGGGAGCGAAGGAAGTCGAAACGATTGAAGAACCTTTGGCAGCTGCTATCGGAGCTGACTTACCTGTGTGGGAGCCCACAGGTAGTATGGTCGTTGATATCGGTGGAGGTACGACAGAGGTGGCCATCATCTCCTTAGGTGGTATCGTGTCGAGTCAATCCATTAGAGTGGCAGGCGACGAAATGGACGATGCTATTATGCAATACGTGCGTAAAAAATATAGTCTCACGATCGGTGAACGAACATCCGAGTTACTTAAAATGGAGATTGGTTCTGCCGGTGAAGTAGATGAGTCTTTAGATATGGAGATTAGAGGACGTGACCTTGTATCGGGCCTCCCTAAGACGATCGCGATAACAGCGAAGGAGATAGCTTCAGCGCTCTCTGATACAGTGGATTCTATCATTGAAGCTGTGCGCGTCACGTTGGAAAAGGCGCCACCCGAATTAGCTGCTGATGTTATGGACCGTGGTATCGTGCTTACAGGGGGCGGTGCATTACTTCATAATTTAGACCATGTTATATTACGAGAAACGGGTATTCCTGTGATTGTTGCCACAGATCCATTAGACTGTGTGGCCATTGGTACAGGGAGATTCTTGGAGTACAAATTTAACCCGAAGTCAAAAAAATAG
- the radC gene encoding RadC family protein encodes MSVKEQPQRMMVRDYPSEERPRERMIKEGASRLNNQELLAILLRTGTKNESVFALASRILNDLGNIRRLNEISVQELMSIKGIGEAKAVQIQAGVELGRRVAQRQAALKTIRSPHDVADYLIEKIALEQQEIFYCLYLNTKNEVVYEKPVFVGSLNASIVHPREVYKEAVKWSACSIIVAHNHPSGDPTPSQEDIRVTQRLVESGNILGIECLDHLIIGDGQYLSLKEKGYI; translated from the coding sequence ATGTCGGTCAAAGAACAACCGCAACGCATGATGGTCCGTGACTACCCATCGGAAGAGCGTCCTAGAGAACGGATGATCAAGGAAGGTGCATCGCGCCTTAATAATCAAGAGTTGTTAGCTATATTACTACGTACAGGAACTAAAAATGAATCTGTTTTTGCACTCGCGAGTCGTATACTCAATGATTTGGGTAATATTCGTCGGTTGAATGAAATTTCAGTTCAAGAACTCATGAGTATCAAAGGCATAGGCGAAGCGAAAGCAGTTCAGATACAAGCTGGCGTAGAATTGGGGCGTAGAGTGGCCCAGAGACAAGCTGCATTGAAGACCATCAGGTCACCTCACGATGTAGCTGATTATCTTATTGAAAAAATCGCTTTGGAACAGCAGGAAATCTTTTATTGCCTTTATCTCAACACAAAGAATGAGGTTGTTTATGAAAAGCCTGTGTTTGTTGGAAGTCTCAATGCCTCCATTGTCCACCCAAGAGAAGTGTACAAAGAAGCAGTGAAATGGAGTGCTTGTTCCATCATTGTGGCACATAACCATCCGAGCGGAGATCCGACACCGAGCCAAGAGGATATTCGAGTGACTCAGCGCTTAGTCGAATCAGGCAACATACTTGGCATTGAATGCTTAGATCACTTAATTATAGGTGACGGACAATACCTCAGCTTAAAAGAGAAAGGCTATATTTAA
- the mreD gene encoding rod shape-determining protein MreD, protein MTHFLLLLTMFFLFVIEGTIVQVFSPDRWGIQILMIPRFVVVLLIFSALFLGRIQGLFIGLFFGLIYDVVYGGVIGIYAFSMALVGYFSGLTFKVFQQSLIIIISTVLVSLVLHEFLVYGLLTLIGFVSVELDFFFFNKVIPTLVLNFIFALLVSYPVRMILLQMKEEEENT, encoded by the coding sequence ATGACCCACTTTCTCTTACTCTTGACCATGTTTTTTTTGTTTGTCATCGAAGGTACGATAGTCCAAGTCTTTTCTCCAGACCGGTGGGGGATTCAGATCCTTATGATTCCACGTTTTGTTGTGGTGCTCCTGATTTTCTCGGCTTTATTTTTAGGGCGTATTCAAGGGCTCTTTATCGGTTTGTTTTTTGGATTGATCTATGATGTCGTCTACGGTGGCGTTATCGGTATATACGCGTTCTCCATGGCCCTTGTTGGTTACTTTAGTGGATTGACTTTTAAGGTTTTTCAACAGAGTTTAATTATTATTATATCGACAGTGCTCGTGTCACTCGTGTTGCATGAGTTTTTAGTTTACGGATTGCTGACGTTGATCGGATTTGTATCAGTTGAACTAGACTTTTTCTTCTTTAACAAAGTCATTCCAACGTTAGTTCTCAACTTTATATTTGCTTTGCTTGTGTCTTATCCCGTACGTATGATTTTATTACAGATGAAGGAAGAAGAAGAAAATACATAA
- the mreC gene encoding rod shape-determining protein MreC yields the protein MPSFFSNKRLIVLLVSMITMVAVVGVSMKERPYPTWPEKFLRDTVGFFQYMTYKPARSVAGFFENINEMKVMYTENERLKENLEEHAKLMARIRDLEAQNESLQQLLDVESDLTDYQLRPAEVVMRSPDRWYQHVTINMGETHGIEPNMAVITPQGLVGRVKSVSQLSSIVELLTDGNRNINVSAIVQGQEEVQGIIEGYDVEREALNLRMVRMDAPLEEGQTVITSGLGGVMPRGLFIGEVIDVIPDDYGLTQTALVKPAANIDRLDYVYVVERDFLPELDLSEEDEEGQEDEDTQDTEEEGA from the coding sequence TTGCCATCCTTTTTTTCAAATAAAAGGTTAATTGTGCTTTTGGTTAGTATGATTACGATGGTCGCCGTTGTTGGGGTATCAATGAAAGAACGCCCATATCCGACATGGCCTGAAAAGTTTTTAAGAGATACCGTCGGTTTTTTTCAATACATGACGTATAAGCCCGCTCGAAGTGTAGCGGGTTTCTTTGAGAACATAAATGAGATGAAAGTGATGTACACCGAAAATGAACGTTTAAAAGAAAACCTAGAGGAACATGCCAAACTCATGGCTCGTATCAGAGATTTAGAAGCGCAAAATGAGAGTCTACAGCAGCTACTAGATGTCGAGTCAGACCTTACTGACTATCAGCTACGCCCTGCTGAAGTCGTTATGAGGTCACCTGATCGCTGGTATCAGCATGTCACTATTAATATGGGAGAAACACACGGTATCGAACCCAATATGGCTGTCATCACGCCACAAGGCCTTGTTGGACGAGTGAAAAGTGTATCCCAATTGTCTTCTATTGTTGAATTGTTAACAGACGGTAATCGCAATATTAATGTGTCTGCGATCGTACAGGGTCAAGAGGAGGTCCAAGGCATTATTGAGGGTTACGATGTAGAACGTGAAGCGTTAAACCTACGGATGGTGCGGATGGATGCTCCACTAGAAGAAGGGCAAACAGTGATCACATCTGGACTTGGGGGTGTCATGCCCCGAGGTTTATTTATTGGTGAAGTCATCGATGTTATCCCAGATGACTACGGATTAACCCAAACGGCTTTGGTCAAACCGGCGGCTAATATCGATCGGTTAGATTACGTTTATGTGGTCGAGCGTGATTTTCTCCCTGAACTTGATCTCTCAGAAGAAGATGAAGAAGGACAGGAAGATGAGGATACCCAAGACACAGAGGAGGAGGGAGCATGA
- a CDS encoding Maf family protein — protein sequence MNRHQPSKTERAHRPIILASASPRRRDLLHMLGLTFTVHPSEVEEVIQSDRSPDKVVQALAKQKAQSVASQYETGIVLGADTVVVDDQSILGKPKNEEEAIQMLSRLQGKVHTVYSGLTLIDLDHHLQKIGYRATHVTMKTMSKDQMIKYVATQEPMDKAGGYAIQGLGATFVERIEGDYFTVVGQPLSLTADYLSQAGVDILGLNDNAYNEKAEQ from the coding sequence ATGAACAGACATCAGCCTTCCAAAACAGAACGAGCACATCGCCCAATAATACTCGCCTCTGCCTCACCACGTAGAAGGGATCTGCTTCACATGTTAGGATTGACGTTTACCGTCCACCCAAGTGAAGTGGAAGAAGTGATACAGTCTGATCGGTCACCCGATAAAGTGGTTCAGGCGTTAGCGAAACAAAAAGCACAAAGTGTTGCTTCCCAATACGAAACTGGTATAGTGCTAGGTGCTGATACCGTAGTAGTGGATGATCAGTCGATTCTCGGAAAACCAAAAAATGAGGAAGAAGCGATTCAAATGCTTTCCCGTTTACAAGGCAAGGTACATACAGTATATTCCGGGCTCACGCTTATAGATCTCGATCACCATTTACAAAAAATCGGTTATCGTGCGACACACGTTACTATGAAGACTATGTCCAAGGACCAAATGATAAAGTACGTGGCCACTCAAGAGCCTATGGATAAGGCTGGAGGCTACGCGATTCAGGGTCTTGGCGCAACGTTCGTTGAGCGAATAGAGGGGGACTACTTTACGGTGGTTGGACAACCTTTATCCCTGACAGCGGATTATTTATCTCAAGCTGGTGTCGATATATTGGGTTTAAACGACAATGCATACAACGAGAAAGCCGAACAATAA
- a CDS encoding DUF4321 domain-containing protein — MPKNTIVLLILLVIGLLFGSIIGELLSPWLPFLGQAQAITWEPKADLDILKYDLFVQVKLNLASVLGLALAIYLFRKL; from the coding sequence ATGCCGAAGAACACAATTGTATTGCTCATATTACTCGTCATTGGACTTTTATTTGGAAGTATTATCGGAGAGCTATTAAGTCCTTGGTTACCTTTTTTAGGACAGGCTCAAGCCATTACTTGGGAGCCCAAGGCCGATCTCGATATTTTAAAATATGATCTGTTTGTTCAGGTTAAACTAAACCTTGCTAGTGTACTGGGCTTAGCTCTGGCTATTTACTTGTTTAGAAAACTCTAA
- a CDS encoding SPOR domain-containing protein, with translation MSKNQRNRMSFRLGTSVYRTSDRQDQNESQQKTQKLSLVESSKGRGTLDKHELDVPYKWGPRLPVRRDGEKRRPHLRSQSMRKRVQRSSKVVLTALSAIGLGLVLGMTVLSFFSQLEERTAGTQQEPTLQDQGGENREGLSQSESGDLAWTGNSEQRTVQSEGSFIPMQGFYVVQAGVFSDIETAQPYSQTWRDEGRAAVILNHDEQHRLYVGISPSQEGARVLGDFLEDKGKETYVRTHDVAPALTSLGVDPAQTNPSHPEVIQMGEQLWQALCDISSSGITDPSSALTEEEWQTVRGLHRDMLQQNQDIEETSGELQSVHQVMVKHLGSAMNALEMFQKQQHVGYLWQVQQAALKYLQEAEQVVYNVKD, from the coding sequence ATGAGTAAGAATCAGCGCAATCGAATGTCTTTCCGATTAGGAACTAGTGTGTATCGGACAAGTGATCGTCAAGATCAAAACGAGAGTCAACAGAAGACGCAAAAATTAAGTTTAGTTGAGAGTTCTAAAGGCAGGGGAACACTCGACAAACATGAGTTGGACGTGCCTTATAAGTGGGGGCCTCGTTTACCTGTCAGACGAGATGGTGAAAAACGCAGGCCACATCTGCGCTCTCAATCTATGAGAAAGCGTGTGCAACGTAGCTCAAAGGTTGTATTGACCGCCCTTTCCGCTATAGGGCTGGGCCTTGTACTAGGCATGACCGTCCTATCCTTTTTTTCACAATTAGAAGAAAGGACAGCCGGTACACAGCAAGAACCAACATTGCAAGACCAAGGTGGGGAGAATAGAGAAGGTCTTAGCCAATCCGAATCAGGTGATTTAGCTTGGACAGGGAATAGTGAACAAAGGACTGTACAGAGTGAAGGAAGCTTTATTCCTATGCAAGGCTTTTATGTGGTGCAAGCCGGTGTTTTTTCTGATATTGAAACAGCCCAACCTTATAGCCAAACATGGAGAGATGAGGGGAGAGCAGCTGTGATACTCAATCATGACGAACAACATCGTCTTTATGTAGGCATTAGCCCCAGCCAGGAGGGGGCTCGGGTACTAGGGGATTTCCTGGAGGATAAAGGAAAAGAGACCTATGTACGTACACATGATGTCGCACCAGCACTAACTTCTTTAGGTGTAGACCCTGCTCAAACTAACCCGTCTCATCCTGAAGTGATACAAATGGGCGAACAGTTATGGCAAGCGTTGTGTGATATTTCATCAAGTGGCATCACAGATCCTTCCTCGGCCTTGACAGAAGAGGAATGGCAGACCGTTAGAGGCCTGCACAGAGACATGCTCCAGCAAAATCAAGATATAGAAGAGACATCAGGTGAACTTCAAAGTGTTCATCAGGTGATGGTCAAACATCTTGGCAGTGCGATGAACGCATTGGAAATGTTCCAAAAACAGCAACATGTAGGTTACTTGTGGCAAGTCCAACAGGCAGCTCTGAAGTATTTGCAAGAGGCTGAACAGGTGGTATATAATGTAAAGGACTAA